One window of the Rosa rugosa chromosome 3, drRosRugo1.1, whole genome shotgun sequence genome contains the following:
- the LOC133735336 gene encoding cysteine protease XCP1-like, which produces MAFSSFSKVSLLLFIVPFFLGTYCLAHDFSIVGYSPEHLSSMDKFIELFESWISKHGKIYHNMEEKLHRFEIFKDNVKHIDERNKKLDVDSYWLGLNEFADLSHEEFKSKYLGLKGESPRRRDSSEEEFSYSDFVEEALPKSVDWRNKGAVTPVKNQGSCGSCWAFSTVAAVEGINQIVTGNLISLSEQQLIDCDNSFNDGCNGGLMDYAFQFIVSNGGLHKEEEYPYIMDEGTCEESTGQSEVVTISGYQDVPRNSDQALLKALAHQPISVAIDASDRDFQFYSGGVFNGPCGTQLTHGVTAVGYGTSEGLDYIIVKNSWGPKWGEKGYIRMKRNTGKPEGICGINKLASYPTKKK; this is translated from the exons ATGGCTTTCTCTTCATTTTCCAAAGTGTCCCTTCTGCTCTTCATTGTGCCTTTCTTTTTAGGCACTTATTGTCTGGCTCATGATTTTTCAATTGTGGGTTACTCACCCGAGCACTTGTCTTCCATGGACAAGTTCATTGAGCTCTTCGAGTCATGGATATCGAAACATGGCAAGATTTACCACAACATGGAGGAGAAGCTCCATAGGTTTGAGATATTCAAAGACAATGTCAAGCATATTGATGAAAGGAATAAGAAGCTTGATGTTGACAGCTACTGGCTTGGATTGAATGAGTTTGCTGACTTGAGCCATGAAGAGTTCAAGAGCAAGTACTTGGGCCTGAAAGGTGAATCCCCAAGAAGGAGAGACTCCTCTGAAGAAGAGTTCAGTTACAGTGATTTCGTCGAAGAGGCATTGCCCAAGTCTGTGGACTGGAGAAATAAAGGAGCTGTTACTCCAGTGAAGAACCAAGGTTCATGTG GTAGCTGTTGGGCATTTTCTACAGTTGCTGCTGTTGAAGGCATAAACCAGATAGTCACAGGAAACCTAATATCGCTGTCCGAACAGCAACTGATAGATTGTGACAATTCATTCAACGATGGCTGCAATGGCGGTTTGATGGACTATGCTTTTCAATTTATCGTCTCTAATGGTGGGCTTCACAAGGAGGAAGAATACCCCTATATCATGGACGAAGGAACTTGTGAGGAATCAACG GGACAATCAGAGGTGGTGACCATATCTGGTTATCAAGATGTGCCTCGAAATAGCGACCAAGCTCTCCTCAAGGCACTGGCTCACCAGCCCATTAGTGTTGCTATTGACGCCTCTGACAGAGATTTCCAGTTCTACAGTGGG GGTGTGTTCAACGGGCCATGTGGAACTCAGCTAACTCATGGTGTAACAGCAGTTGGCTATGGAACATCAGAGGGGTTGGATTACATCATTGTGAAGAATTCATGGGGACCAAAGTGGGGAGAGAAGGGATACATAAGGATGAAGAGAAACACAGGAAAGCCAGAAGGAATCTGCGGTATCAACAAATTGGCTTCATATCCCACCAAGAAGAAGTGa